Proteins encoded in a region of the Spirochaetaceae bacterium genome:
- a CDS encoding HEPN domain-containing protein has protein sequence MTGRAEVARQRRQLDTTFARARDLHADVELLSDLARYLCVLVSGYVEQTTIELLIEYARTHSDPRIQRHVERGVRQVTNLNSQRLIDVVGTMDPAWRSELEDFIVDEYKDALDGIVALRNSVAHGRYVGVTLSRATDYYTRVKKIIDRVADLVIP, from the coding sequence ATGACCGGACGAGCGGAGGTTGCCAGACAACGCCGGCAACTCGATACGACGTTCGCGCGTGCACGAGATCTGCATGCTGACGTCGAGCTTCTATCTGACTTGGCGCGGTATCTCTGTGTCCTGGTATCCGGTTATGTAGAACAGACAACGATTGAGTTGCTAATTGAGTACGCGAGGACTCATTCGGATCCGCGTATCCAGCGTCACGTTGAGCGCGGCGTTCGTCAGGTTACCAATCTCAATTCGCAGCGGCTCATTGACGTAGTCGGCACTATGGACCCAGCGTGGCGAAGCGAGTTGGAGGACTTCATCGTCGACGAGTACAAGGACGCACTGGACGGGATCGTCGCTCTTCGCAATAGTGTTGCGCATGGCCGCTACGTCGGCGTTACGCTGTCGCGCGCGACTGACTACTACACGCGCGTGAAGAAGATCATCGACAGGGTAGCCGATTTGGTCATTCCGTAA
- a CDS encoding DUF262 domain-containing protein codes for MNSGAAQFLEGEEAVDDIDESREVIPYVYSITAYGADYPVDSLVKRIDSGDIVVPRFSWLDDASEITGFQREYVWPRPKSDRFVESLLLGLPVPGIFLVKEPSGRFLVLDGHQRLRTLQSFYSGEIHGKVYRLDNVEARFQKKRYEDLDVEDRRRLDDSIIHATVIRQDEPTEDQSSVYMIFERLNTGGVNLQPQEIRVALYHGELVRVLRQLNELPAWRNLYGKRSIRLKDMELILRFFAFYYRASHYKSPMKEFLNTYMASNKDLACQSKDELVRIFSDTVTLLYRAVGHGALRPLRAVNAAVADSVMTGLARRITRAPIHDTSQVSQRYDALLKDHDYQRAIADRTSHESNVGIRINAATAAFANVE; via the coding sequence ATGAATTCTGGTGCCGCCCAATTCCTGGAGGGTGAGGAGGCCGTTGACGATATCGATGAGTCCCGAGAGGTAATTCCGTACGTCTACTCAATCACGGCCTACGGTGCCGACTACCCGGTCGACTCCCTGGTTAAGCGAATCGACTCCGGCGACATCGTAGTTCCTCGCTTCAGTTGGCTAGACGACGCCTCCGAGATCACCGGCTTCCAACGTGAGTATGTGTGGCCACGCCCGAAATCGGATCGGTTTGTCGAATCTCTTCTACTTGGATTACCAGTCCCGGGAATCTTCCTGGTCAAGGAGCCATCCGGTCGCTTCCTGGTGCTCGATGGACATCAGCGTCTGCGCACCCTGCAGTCGTTCTACAGTGGTGAGATTCACGGCAAGGTGTACCGGCTGGACAACGTCGAGGCGCGCTTCCAGAAGAAGCGCTACGAGGATCTCGACGTGGAGGACCGACGACGATTGGATGACAGCATCATCCACGCTACCGTGATTCGGCAGGATGAGCCAACCGAGGATCAAAGTAGCGTCTACATGATTTTCGAAAGACTCAACACTGGCGGTGTGAATCTTCAGCCACAGGAAATCAGGGTGGCGCTCTACCACGGCGAACTGGTTCGCGTACTCCGACAGCTCAATGAGCTGCCTGCCTGGAGGAATCTATACGGCAAGCGGTCGATTCGCCTCAAGGACATGGAACTCATTCTGAGGTTTTTTGCCTTCTATTACCGTGCATCCCACTACAAGAGCCCGATGAAAGAGTTTCTGAACACGTACATGGCAAGCAACAAGGACTTGGCATGTCAGAGCAAGGATGAGCTGGTGCGGATCTTTAGCGATACCGTTACGCTTCTTTACCGAGCCGTCGGCCATGGCGCCTTGCGTCCGCTCCGGGCAGTGAACGCGGCGGTTGCCGACTCGGTAATGACAGGACTTGCTCGCCGGATCACAAGGGCGCCGATCCACGATACGTCGCAAGTGTCCCAGAGGTACGATGCATTGTTGAAGGACCATGACTACCAGCGAGCGATCGCCGACCGCACCTCACATGAATCCAACGTCGGCATACGGATCAACGCAGCAACAGCAGCTTTCGCAAACGTGGAATGA
- the rpmB gene encoding 50S ribosomal protein L28 produces MSRVCKITGKRPMAGNNVSKAHNKTRRVQRPNLQRKRIYLPEEGRTVTLRLSARALRTVDRKGLMNYLRDEGLELRDVT; encoded by the coding sequence ATGTCACGAGTCTGTAAGATCACCGGCAAGAGGCCGATGGCCGGGAACAACGTGTCCAAGGCGCACAACAAGACGCGGCGGGTGCAGCGGCCCAACCTGCAGCGCAAGCGCATCTACCTCCCGGAGGAGGGCCGCACCGTTACCCTGCGGCTGTCGGCGCGCGCCCTGCGTACCGTGGACCGCAAGGGCCTGATGAACTACCTGCGCGACGAGGGGCTGGAGCTCCGCGACGTGACCTGA